In the Balearica regulorum gibbericeps isolate bBalReg1 chromosome 3, bBalReg1.pri, whole genome shotgun sequence genome, TTCTGCCAGTCATCCTGGGGCATGAACGGTCCTAGCGAGACATCCCAGGCCCTGGAGACCTACCCGGCGGGGGAAAGGCTGGAGCAAAGAAGAGGTGCCCTCCGTGCAAGAGGCTCCGGCGGGATGAGCTGTCAGAGGACGAGATTAGAGAAGACTTGAGCAAAGCGGAGAGGCAGAAGACGTCCCCGTCGGGCCCCCACGGGGTGCACCCTCAAGTGCCGAGGGAGCTGGCAGGTGGCCTTGCGAGGCCCCTCCGCAAGGGAGATGCGCCTGAGGACcggaagaaagcaaagagcccGTGGGCTGAGGAGCAGCGCGGTGGCCGGGCAAGCGGCCGAGCGGCCGGCCCCAGGGCGGGGGTGGTGGCCGGTGGCACCGAGTGGAGTCGGAGGCCAGGGAGGAGCGGTGAGCCGCGAGGCAAGGGGCAgtgccagcaggtggaggcaggTGGTCCTTGCCCCgagctgtgccctgctctgggCTCCCTGGGCCAAGGCAGCCATGGGCATCCTGGAGAGAACCCTcagccccgtgcccccccagGGCTCCGCCCACTTTCCGTTGGGCTCCCGCCGTTGGTCAGTTGGAGCCAACAGCCCGCACAGACAGCAGCACGGAGCTGTGCTGGCACGCAGCAGcgctgggaggaggcaggctCTGGCCGAGCAGCCACTagcaccggcaccggcagccCGCTTCCCATCCTCGCCGTCGCTGGCTGGTGCAAGTCCTTGGTGCCCGGCGAGGAGCCTCCTGTCCCGGGCGCGATGGGCCAGGCCAACTGCTGCTGCGGCTCCAGGTAGGCTCCCCGGGTGGCTCGGGGACACGCGGGCACGGCCGggccccgcagcagcagcagccgccttTCTCATGCCCGCcactctctgctctgcaggaaggCTCTCAGCCAGGCCGAGGCAGTGCTGAGTGCAGACGTGCGGCTGAGCCAGGGCCGCAAGAGGAGCGCGAGgcgccttctcctcctccaagaGGAGCTGGTGGTGGCCAAGTTGCAGTAAGAGCCTCAGAGTCCCGCTGCctttgccccatccctggcccTGGGACCACTGCGGGGACCCCCGGGCGCCAGCCCCGGGCCCTTGGTGCTGGACGCATCGATCCACGTCCGTGCCAAGGGCAGGTTGGGGAGCCCGAGGAGGCCACCtccaggcagctccctgccttcctctgctctccGCAGAGGTGGCACCAGCGTGCGCCCACAGCTGCGCCTGGCCCTGGAGCAGCTGTGGGTGCTGAGCGGCGGGAaggaggcggcgggggaggaagaagaggaggagcaggaaggcagCGGCGTGGACAGGAGCTCCCTCGTCTTCGTCTGGCCCAGCGGCTCCTGCATTGCCACTTTTCGGGCGAGTTGCGCTCCACGGGGCTTCGCCCTGCTGCCCTTCGTCCGTCTCCTTGCCCacggggcagggctgtgccggCGCCCGCCTCTGcccacagggctggggggcagcggggcctgacgctcttttctcctgctctctgtcTGCAGCTCCCGGGCGCTGAAGGAGCTGTGGCTGGACACACTGCTGGGGTGAGCCAGGGGAGGGATGCTCCAGGCGCAGCCCGACAGGGGAAGACAGCTCCCCAGCTGGGGAGAGGTGCCCCCGCGGCACCCCCCGACAAGAGAGAAGAGGCGTCTTGGGGCTCAGCCGgctctctccctgtcccttctTGTGGCACAGGACACCCGAAGGAGCCACGAGAGCGCGAGTGACCCGTCTCCCATCGCTCCAAGTCCTGGAGCGGGAGCTGAGGCGCCGCCGTGCCGTGAGTGTctctctggcctgggctcctggGCTCTGTCCCCGAGCGCTGGTCCTGCAGCTGCCGAGCAGCAGAGGCACGGCTGCTCAGCTCCTTGCCCTCTTTCTCGCTTGGCCAGGGGAGGACATTCAGCGCCACGAGCCtggagaggctgctggaggGCCAGGCCGAGGTGAGAGCGGCGGCCTTTTGGCCTGCCTCTGGCTGTGCCGCCATGTGCGGCGAGCGGAGCGAGCTCGTGCGGGACAGAgcgctggagggagggagggagggagggagggagggagggagggtgccGCGGTGCCACTCAGGGAGCGGAGAGGCTTGGGGAGCCCCCAGGAACGCCGGCACGTCCTGGCTGTTGGCGCTGGGAGAGAAACCTGCCGCGCGGGGCAAAGAGCCAGGGAGAGCGGAGGGTCCCGGCTCCACCACGTGTGGGCTGCTGGTGCCGGGGGGCAGCTGGCCGGTGGCCCTTtctgctgtggggctgccctCTAAGCACAGCCTGCTTCTTGCAGGCTGATCCCAAGCAAGGGCTGGCGCCGGTCCCGTCCAGCGACGCGGGGGCACACTGCCGCTCAGCAGGTGAGTATGGGAAAGCAAGGCCAGCTCCTGCAAGCGACCGGCTGAGCTGTGCTCACTTGTCCCTTGAGTGTCGCCATGCAGGTGCGGTAGCCCAAGGGAGGACGTCAGCGGGAGGAGCCAGGACACCCGCTGGGCAGCGGCCGCTGGACGTGGTTCTGCGGGGACAAggagcctctgctgctgctgctgcccggggCTTGGCAGGGCGAGGGCTGGGCCGGGCTGTCCCGGTGGCACGCCGGCTCTCGGAAGCCTCCCAGCCAGAGCCGCGGTTCCGGCCGCTGgctccctgcccctcctgccgCACCGCTCAGCACCGcgctgcagggcagggcagggcagggcagggcaggctccGGGAGCGCTGGCCTGGCGGTCTCCGTTGAGGGGCTCGggctctcttttcctttgcagcaggagggagcagcagcagcagcgggaagaggaggaggacacGGCTGCCCTGGCCCTTTGCTCTGCGGCGCAGCCCGGCCGCTGCCCAGGCGCCAGGGCAGGCGGGCTGCGGCTGCAGCAGGGCGCTGTTTGGCCAGCCCCTGGCAGCCGTCTGCGGGGAGGAGGGCACGCTGCCCCGGCCCATCCAGGTAAGGCAGCCTGGACAGGGGGTCCCCAGCCCTCCAGCTGCTCCGTAGAGGCTGTGGGTGTCCCTGGGAGCTGCGGGGACGAGGGCCTGGGCACTTCACCCCCAACAAGGAGCCAGGTCTGGGGCAGCGCTCTGGCCAGCGCTGTTGGAAGGCAGCTCCGCGGGCAAGCAAGcgtcctcctgcctctcctgcaggagctgctggctgtcctgcagcaggaagggcCATCGACGGAGGGGATATTCCGCTGCGCTGCCAGCGGGACAGAGCTTCAGGAGCTGCGGGAGGCCCTGGACCACGG is a window encoding:
- the LOC142601228 gene encoding uncharacterized protein LOC142601228 encodes the protein MGEGVNPHRDIPGPGDLPGGGKAGAKKRCPPCKRLRRDELSEDEIREDLSKAERQKTSPSGPHGVHPQVPRELAGGLARPLRKGDAPEDRKKAKSPWAEEQRGGRASGRAAGPRAGVVAGGTEWSRRPGRSGEPRGKGQCQQVEAGGPCPELCPALGSLGQGSHGHPGENPQPRAPPGLRPLSVGLPPLVSWSQQPAQTAARSCAGTQQRWEEAGSGRAATSTGTGSPLPILAVAGWCKSLVPGEEPPVPGAMGQANCCCGSRKALSQAEAVLSADVRLSQGRKRSARRLLLLQEELVVAKLQGGTSVRPQLRLALEQLWVLSGGKEAAGEEEEEEQEGSGVDRSSLVFVWPSGSCIATFRASCAPRGFALLPFVRLLAHGAGLSRALKELWLDTLLGTPEGATRARVTRLPSLQVLERELRRRRAGRTFSATSLERLLEGQAEADPKQGLAPVPSSDAGAHCRSAGARALFSFAAGGSSSSSGKRRRTRLPWPFALRRSPAAAQAPGQAGCGCSRALFGQPLAAVCGEEGTLPRPIQELLAVLQQEGPSTEGIFRCAASGTELQELREALDHGAEVELGRQPALLLAVLLKDFLRSIPSKLLVNKLYEDWMAAMRRTSKEEKVAELKGVAEKLPAANVLLLKRLLSLLRHIGHSAGTSRMSPSNLAVCMGPSLLSPPHEDLLPLEAMLEATQKVKVLVEFLVENSRELFGEDTAELSRPAAEESPAPRQSSQGPHLAEQSVPAVSAEPERQAEALPRTPPSLELGVLREAGGDTVVGSEAGEAPPALPPSTPESAAD